In the Cellvibrio sp. KY-GH-1 genome, GCATTAGTACAAAATGGTACTCAAGAGGAAATTAATTTGACGGAGCGGACTCAGCCGCTGCTGTTAACCGCAAGCGTTGCGGTGTTTCGTGTGTGGAAAGAAAAAAATGGCGCTATGCCTGCGCTTATGGCGGGGCATAGTCTTGGGGAGTGGTCGGCATTGGTATGTGCTGGTGTTATTGCATTTAAAGATGCGGTAAAGCTGGTGCAGCAGCGTGGAAAGTTTATGCAGGAGGCTGTCCCTGCAGGCCAAGGTGCGATGGCGGCAATTATTGGGCTTGATGATGCGTTAATTGTCGAGGCTTGTAAAAAAGCGGAGCACGGTGATGTTGTTTCTGCAGTTAATTTTAATTCACCAGGTCAGGTCGTGATTGCCGGTACCGCGGCCGCTGTAGAACGTGCTGGTGTATTGTGTAAAGAAGCCGGAGCAAAACGCGCTTTACCTCTGCCTGTAAGCGCACCTTTCCATACAGAGCTAATGCGCCCAGCGGCAGAACGTTTGGCTGAGCAAATTACGGCAACTATTTTTTCTACGCCTAATGTTCCTGTGGTACACAATGTAACGGCCGACATTGAGACAAACCCTGAAAAAATCAAGGCACTAATGATT is a window encoding:
- the fabD gene encoding ACP S-malonyltransferase → MINSNLAFVFPGQGSQKIGMLAELAAEYPVVQQTFLEASDVLGYDLWALVQNGTQEEINLTERTQPLLLTASVAVFRVWKEKNGAMPALMAGHSLGEWSALVCAGVIAFKDAVKLVQQRGKFMQEAVPAGQGAMAAIIGLDDALIVEACKKAEHGDVVSAVNFNSPGQVVIAGTAAAVERAGVLCKEAGAKRALPLPVSAPFHTELMRPAAERLAEQITATIFSTPNVPVVHNVTADIETNPEKIKALMIEQIYSPVRWVECVNTMVKKGVTKTLECGPGKVLSGLNKRINAELVAVSVEKPDELLVVLSEV